A single genomic interval of Musa acuminata AAA Group cultivar baxijiao chromosome BXJ3-4, Cavendish_Baxijiao_AAA, whole genome shotgun sequence harbors:
- the LOC135583804 gene encoding uncharacterized protein LOC135583804 isoform X2 — translation MDCDDNDFQNENFQLIGEDNDGFPRSLQSYAPKFDIDDHFQTHLRFDSLAETGLLLGIQGEENNWIEEFSPRNSAIEFGSSASHTCSLSGHDINWSNAPSSESVQMLVKSVEKDEKVSPQIMNTEAEIHAIEDSAICATNAITHTDSGLLTDKLHNSILASNENVEQHEVASQTPTDEKSEAGLAVSPSDQRFHSVAEVVASQCSAKEGLISSSGDVSKAYLVSSELLEVVRSKEPLDNTSTMSSSLDDRASAVNKDTEVSSNFVSHNIQNDISGLSTANAGMITEQLDNPLFSEQKMEECYVVDISKRSETLQSENKQNETSYNLYGDCKVNDQHFQDQVKNHVCDVKDSSELVSSAESLMLSNDISNSTVLMQNSGGLLEAFACQVQVSNKDSMAGDKSLTCTTEVPSLAMEKDGIVGRNSVGVDTENTRELSDIAEGPIDFRHDVHEYISEEGGVNPHAPATKDSIALEEERDLATSKAVINDNNCNELRRSDMAVEVTAMKAEIGTAGVDSDKDCKIDTVISKKSDSIPIEKSAEGECLKSIVEKSITTEESSEDECLKSISENPTGKLDAPGHAILNEPCAALVDDTENKLSSPVHDKLDTSSLVAEHNEDNTIHSEEKESTAQLIDSSGTTLKDCSTATEDTEISSFETQNNGMVMESDKNSIMDQAVADLHSGCLTLPSTDNSMTLQRLHSEVELVVELKEVTPLSIPASQCDEKNVNTSSLSVTKSSMDNQISKQQFVVPDSEANVPSMKNFSDNLETANSDEVWVGSSDGVSSLATCLSKEGKDTDLVRTNNCDKPKHTETEIAALNSERNNYPQSTLPESNLESLLDPDGGNLSSSEPNCGSPTVISCNQSIMEKMEHRESNSSLQDHAGSASTKNSDILKFTVQDSKVSITSEEDGNFTFVVQPDADFSQKDSNKDLALFSNTQSFEQPQISTETSQGYLSEAVNESTSTISKTIVEDKSGKVSAQATKKVGISKGDAKEKSHDFRGKGRKRNPCSTSPVPERATRSKSQREGMQQCLSVETKTANPSCFPSVQTSNLPDLNTSAPSAQFHQPFTDLQQVQLRAQIFVYGSLIQGVLPDEACMVPAFGGSDGGRSLWERAWRASSERFYNLKSSSISSGTHLHHHSEQGISCSPLPGKVLDSPAGWKDCKVPSSAIQNSTVSLQSAFQSSSNDGLHSNITRGIHLESSQSLSPMHPYQTSQIKQYMTNSTPWLSQSPHPASWSFSSQSLPVDSTSQYSGMLVSEATPVTLVRDSSIPCASNMQLASAGTLLPNQDAAHVSAALVVPFETQNREATPVNAKNTFVSEKSRKRKKVSAPEELVPKFSVSQLQAESASAAFTTNNLPNSVGLSLSSNSLSTVTSTGLVSATTHPITMPYYQILGSGRTQQRVTFSKETCTQIEHSKLQAENASAYAAAAVRHGQVIWEQMVAQRKLGLASEVDQKLASAAAAAAAAASVAKAAAEVAKVASDAALQAKLMADDALNSSNTGITIKNSEISFDVGKNLLTSTPVSSSKGKDKIRGPCSIISEARETTRKRVEAASAAIKRAENLDAILKAAEMAAEAVSQAGTIIAMGDPLPFSISELVEAGPEGHWNIRCAAIKKGIETNGVHAGENLALDLTVDREVNTRNSIKQPLTCNEGQKVSIVEEMPPNNKKSLLLEENSEECELQDESRFVPTDGAARDAMQGSSIQKGSLVEVVADGDGLRGAWFSARVLDLKDGKAYVCYDGLSDEVNDKLKEWIPLESKSDQPPRIRVGHPVIVAKSEGTRKRRREAVGNFTWAIGDRVDAFIRDGWWEGIVTEKNQDDETKLTVHFPAGGNSSIVRAWNLRPSLIWKDGRWVEWSRAKERVTLEPYEVDTPHEKRQKLGRLDSKNKSEIGEEGTGTVSKNICADDSRKLEESGPPNLSERYETFAVGKNLGEDKNANALKVRRAGLQKDGSKVVFGVPKPGKKRKFMEVSKHYNTDKPEKSTERSDSIKFAKYLMPQASQLWRNTSKVDVKGRRVTNLNTRAPKALRSQNVQASSTVETDKSVTAMSVLNGGESSLVTTSSNEEKHSSMETGSFPHVLEKVDTAVIESSVQSVPGIPSSKKKSTTVVAEMEEKRRVLSTVDEFSRSEVKDSENPGTRSADVIEPRRSNRRIQPTSRLLEGLQSSLIVAKGPGVSQERGGKPLHRGVLTARGQSHG, via the exons ATGGATTGTGATGATAATGATTTTCAGAATGAGAATTTTCAACTAATTGGAGAGGACAATGATGGGTTTCCTCGAAGCTTACAATCATATGCACCAAAATTTGATATAGACGATCACTTCCAGACTCACCTAAGATTTGACAGTTTAGCAGAAACAGGGCTTTTACTTGGCATTCAAGGTGAAGAAAACAATTGGATTGAGGAGTTTTCACCCAGAAACAGTGCCATCGAATTTGGTTCAAGTGCCTCTCATACTTGCTCCCTTTCCGGGCATGACATTAATTGGTCCAATGCTCCATCATCTGAATCTGTGCAAATGTTAGTGAAATCAGTTGAAAAGGATGAGAAGGTAAGCCCACAAATTATGAATACAGAGGCAGAGATACATGCAATTGAAGATTCTGCTATATGTGCAACAAATGCTATTACACACACTGATTCAGGTCTTTTGACTGATAAATTACATAACAGTATTTTGGCGTCAAATGAAAATGTGGAGCAACATGAAGTTGCTTCTCAAACTCCCACTGATGAAAAATCAGAAGCTGGTTTGGCTGTAAGTCCATCAGATCAAAGATTCCACTCTGTTGCAGAAGTGGTTGCCTCACAATGTAGTGCTAAAGAAGGATTAATTTCATCATCTGGTGAtgtatctaaagcatatttagtttctagTGAGCTTCTTGAGGTGGTTCGGAGCAAGGAACCATTGGATAATACATCCACGATGAGTAGTTCACTCGATGATCGTGCTTCTGCTGTAAACAAAGATACCGAAGTTAGTTCAAATTTTGTTTCTCACAATATTCAAAATGACATTTCAGGCTTATCCACTGCTAATGCTGGTATGATCACTGAACAGCTTGATAACCCATTATTTTCTGAGCAAAAAATGGAAGAGTGCTATGTAGTTGACATAAGCAAGAGATCAGAAACTCTGCAATCTGAAAATAAGCAGAATGAAACAAGTTACAATCTGTATGGTGATTGCAAAGTGAACGATCAGCATTTTCAAGACCAGGTTAAGAATCATGTTTGTGATGTTAAGGATTCTTCTGAATTGGTTTCATCTGCAGAATCTCTAATGTTGTCAAATGACATATCTAATAGCACTGTGTTAATGCAGAACTCTGGTGGACTGCTGGAAGCTTTTGCTTGCCAGGTACAGGTTTCAAACAAAGACTCAATGGCAGGGGACAAAAGTTTAACTTGCACAACGGAGGTACCTTCTTTAGCAATGGAAAAAGATGGTATTGTTGGGAGAAACTCTGTTGGAGTTGACACTGAAAATACTCGTGAGCTAAGTGATATAGCTGAAGGACCGATAGATTTTAGACATGATGTACATGAATATATTTCTGAAGAAGGTGGTGTCAACCCACATGCTCCAGCGACCAAAGACAGTATTGCTCTTGAAGAAGAAAGAGACCTTGCCACGTCTAAGGCGGTTATTAATGATAACAACTGTAATGAATTGAGAAGATCAGACATGGCAGTTGAGGTAACTGCCATGAAAGCTGAAATAGGGACAGCTGGAGTTGATAGTGATAAGGACTGTAAAATTGATACAGTAATTTCGAAGAAATCTGACTCCATTCCAATAGAAAAGAGCGCAGAAGGTGAATGCTTAAAATCTATTGTTGAAAAATCCATTACAACAGAAGAAAGTTCTGAAGATGAATGCTTGAAATCCATTTCTGAAAATCCCACTGGTAAGTTGGATGCTCCAGGACATGCTATACTCAATGAACCTTGTGCTGCGTTAGTGGATGACACAGAAAATAAGCTCTCATCTCCTGTTCATGATAAGTTGGATACAAGTTCTTTGGTTGCTGAACATAATGAGGATAATACAATTCATTCTGAGGAAAAGGAAAGCACTGCACAATTGATTGATTCAAGTGGCACAACTCTTAAGGACTGCTCCACTGCTACTGAGGATACAGAAATTTCCTCATTTGAAACTCAAAATAATGGTATGGTGATGGAATCAGACAAAAATTCAATCATGGACCAAGCAG TTGCTGATCTGCACTCAGGATGTCTCACATTGCCTTCTACTGACAATTCAATGACTCTCCAGCGGTTGCATTCTGAAGTTGAATTAGTTGTAGAACTGAAGGAAGTGACACCATTATCTATACCTGCATCTCAGTGCGATGAGAAGAATGTAAACACCTCTTCCTTATCAGTTACAAAGAGCAGCATGGACAATCAGATTTCAAAACAACAATTTGTGGTGCCTGATTCAGAAGCCAATGTCCCTTCAATGAAGAATTTTTCAGATAACTTGG AAACTGCCAACAGTGATGAGGTATGGGTAGGTTCATCAGATGGTGTATCTTCTCTTGCTACATGCCTAAGCAAAGAAGGGAAAGATACTGATTTAGTTCGAACTAACAATTGTGACAAACCAAAACATACTGAAACTGAAA TTGCTGCATTAAATAGCGAGAGAAACAACTATCCTCAATCCACTTTGCCTGAAAGTAATCTTGAGTCCTTATTGGATCCTGATGGTGGTAATCTAAGTTCATCTGAACCAAATTGTGGTTCACCAACTGTTATTAGTTGCAACCAATCTATTATGGAGAAAATGGAACATAGAGAAAGCAATAGTTCGTTGCAAGATCATGCAGGTTCTGCTTCAACAAAAAATTCTGATATTTTAAAATTCACTGTTCAAGATTCTAAAGTGAGCATAACATCAGAAGAAGATGGCAACTTCACATTTGTAGTTCAGCCAGATGCAGATTTTTCCCAAAAAGACAGTAACAAGGATTTGGCACTTTTCTCCAATACACAGTCCTTTGAACAGCCGCAG ATTTCTACGGAGACTTCACAGGGGTATCTGAGTGAAGCTGTAAATGAGAGTACTAGCACCATCAGCAAGACAATTGTGGAAGACAAAAGTGGTAAAGTTTCTGCTCAGGCAACTAAAAAGGTAGGCATTTCAAAAGGAGATGCTAAAGAGAAGTCACATGATTTTCGTGGTAAAGGTAGGAAAAGAAACCCATGTAGTACCTCGCCTGTCCCTGAGAGAGCCACAAGAAGCAAAAGCCAGAGGGAGGGTATGCAGCAATGTCTCTCTGTTGAGACTAAGACTGCAAATCCATCCTGTTTTCCAAGTGTTCAAACATCTAATCTGCCTGATTTGAATACATCAGCTCCTTCTGCCCAGTTTCACCAGCCTTTCACAGATTTACAGCAAGTACAATTGCGTGCTCAGATTTTTGTGTATGGATCACTGAT CCAAGGTGTCTTGCCAGATGAGGCTTGTATGGTACCAGCCTTTGGAGGAAGTG ATGGAGGAAGGAGCTTATGGGAGCGAGCGTGGCGTGCATCTTCAGAAAGATTCTATAACCTGAAGTCATCATCCATTAGTTCTGGCACACATTTGCATCATCATTCAG AACAAGGGATCAGCTGCAGCCCTCTTCCTGGCAAGGTTCTTGATTCCCCTGCTGGCTGGAAGGACTGCAAGGTCCCAAGTTCAGCAATACAAAATTCCACTGTGTCTTTGCAGTCAGCTTTCCAGAGTTCATCTAATGATGGTTTACACTCCAATATCACAAGAGGCATCCACTTGGAATCCAGTCAATCTCTATCTCCAATGCATCCATACCAGACTTCTCAGATCAAGCAATACATGACCAATTCTACACCTTGGTTATCTCAGAGCCCTCACCCTGCTTCGTGGTCTTTTTCATCGCAAAGTTTACCTGTTGATTCCACTTCACAATATTCTGGAATGCTTGTTTCTGAAGCAACTCCAGTAACCCTTGTTAGAGACTCTTCTATACCTTGTGCCTCAAACATGCAGCTCGCTTCCGCTGGTACCTTGCTGCCTAATCAGGATGCTGCCCATGTGTCTGCTGCATTAGTTGTGCCATTCGAGACACAAAATAGGGAAGCAACTCCTGTAAATGCTAAGAACACATTTGTCAGTGAGAAATCCAGAAAGAGGAAGAAGGTTTCTGCACCCGAGGAGCTTGTGCCAAAATTTTCAGTTTCTCAACTTCAAGCAGAATCTGCTTCTGCAGCTTTTACTACTAATAATCTGCCTAATTCTGTGGGTCTTTCTTTGTCTTCTAATTCTCTAAGCACTGTTACATCTACTGGTCTAGTTTCAGCTACAACTCACCCCATAACTATGCCTTATTACCAAATATTAGGCAGTGGTCGCACTCAGCAGAGGGTCACCTTCTCGAAAGAGACCTGCACTCAAATTGAGCACTCAAAGCTTCAAGCTGAGAATGCTTCTGCTTATGCCGCGGCTGCTGTCAGGCATGGTCAAGTTATTTGGGAGCAGATGGTTGCCCAAAGAAAATTAGGCTTGGCATCAGAAGTTGATCAGAAACTTGCCtctgcagctgcagcagctgctgcagcagctTCTGTTGCAAAGGCAGCTGCAGAAGTTGCCAAGGTTGCATCCGATGCTGCATTACAGGCTAAATTGATGGCCGATGATGCTCTAAATTCTTCTAATACAGGAATTACTATTAAAAATTCTGAAATCAGCTTTGATGTTGGAAAGAACTTGTTGACatcaactcctgtttcaagctccAAGGGCAAGGACAAGATCCGTGGTCCTTGTTCAATAATTTCTGAGGCACGTGAGACCACCAGAAAGAGGGTTGAAGCAGCTTCTGCTGCCATCAAGCGAGCAGAGAACTTGGATGCCATACTGAAAGCTGCAGAAATGGCTGCAGAGGCTGTATCACAAGCTGGAACCATCATTGCCATGGGGGATCCCTTACCATTCTCAATAAGTGAATTAGTAGAAGCAGGCCCTGAAGGTCATTGGAACATTCGTTGTGCAGCTATAAAAAAGGGGATTGAAACAAATGGTGTGCATGCTGGGGAGAATCTGGCTTTAGATTTGACTGTTGATCGTGAGGTAAATACAAGAAATTCAATCAAGCAACCATTGACCTGTAATGAGGGACAAAAAGTTTCTATTGTGGAAGAAATGCCTCCCAACAATAAGAAGTCCTTGTTATTGGAAGAAAATTCTGAAG AATGCGAATTACAAGATGAATCAAGATTTGTTCCAACTGATGGAGCTGCAAGAGATGCTATGCAAGGAAGTAGTATTCAGAAAGGTTCGCTTGTTGAG GTTGTAGCTGATGGAGATGGTCTTAGAGGAGCTTGGTTTTCTGCACGGGTTCTTGATCTCAAAGACGGTAAAGCATATGTGTGCTATGATGGTCTTTCTGATGAAG TCAATGACAAGCTTAaggaatggataccacttgaatcCAAAAGTGATCAACCTCCTAGAATACGTGTGGGTCATCCTGTTATTGTAGCCAAATCTGAAGGAACAAGGAAGCGACGTAGAGAAGCTGTAGGCAATTTCACTTGGGCGATTGGAGATAGGGTAGATGCTTTTATACGTGATGG TTGGTGGGAAGGCATTGTCACTGAGAAGAATCAAGATGATGAAACCAAGTTAACTGTCCATTTTCCAG CTGGTGGCAATTCTTCAATTGTTAGAGCTTGGAATCTACGACCATCACTTATCTGGAAGGATGGCCGATGGGTAGAATGGTCTCGGGCAAAAGAAAGAGTTACCCTAGAACCCTATGAG GTTGACACACCACATGAGAAACGACAAAAACTAGGCCGACTAGATTCCAAAAATAAGTCAGAAATAGGTGAGGAAGGAACGGGGACTGTGTCAAAAAATATTTGTGCAGATGATTCAAGGAAGCTTGAGGAGTCAGGGCCACCTAATTTGTCAGAAAGGTATGAAACATTTGCTGTTGGAAAGAACCTGGGTGAGGATAAAAACGCCAATGCACTTAAGGTAAGACGAGCTGGCCTTCAGAAAGATGGATCTAAGGTGGTATTTGGTGTTCCTAAGcctggaaagaaaagaaaattcatggaAGTAAGCAAACACTACAACACAGATAAGCCTGAAAAGTCAACAGAAAGGAGTGACTCTATAAAGTTTGCAAAATATTTGATGCCACAAGCATCCCAGTTATGGAGGAATACTtcaaaagttgatgtaaaaggaaGACGAGTCACCAACCTGAACACTAGGGCCCCGAAAGCCTTGAGGTCTCAGAATGTTCAGGCTAGCAGTACCGTGGAGACGGATAAATCTGTCACCGCTATGTCTGTCTTAAATGGGGGAGAAAGCAGTCTTGTAACCACGTCTAGTAATGAAGAGAAACATAGCTCAATGGAAACTGGTTCTTTTCCACACGTTCTTGAAAAAGTAGATACGGCAGTGATAGAGTCTTCTGTGCAGTCTGTACCTGGCATTCCATCGTCTAAGAAGAAATCCACTACTGTTGTGGCTGAGATGGAGGAGAAAAGAAGGGTTTTATCTACCGTGGATGAATTTTCCAGATCTGAAGTTAAGGATTCTGAAAATCCAGGAACAAGATCTGCTGATGTTATTGAACCCAGGAGATCCAATCGTAGGATTCAGCCAACATCAAGA TTACTGGAAGGTTTGCAAAGTTCTCTGATTGTAGCCAAGGGTCCTGGTGTTTCACAGGAAAGAGGTGGCAAGCCGTTGCATCGGGGTGTATTGACTGCTAGAG GTCAGAGTCATGGATGA